A genomic window from Candidatus Kryptoniota bacterium includes:
- a CDS encoding 3-hydroxyacyl-CoA dehydrogenase NAD-binding domain-containing protein, which yields MAREETFNEVFNVTPTDSDRAGYIAIVGGGLMGRGIAQTTAAAGINVLIIERDDESSEKSKQRLAEMLDVEIDRWALTKGEKRAILARTKFSTELSEVSECDLVVEAIDEDFASKKAIFKQLDKICDPATVFVSNTATLSLTKLADATTRPDKIIGMHFLNPVPRVPLVEVVRALRTSDDTFRKIKRFAEDLGKTVVEVYEYPGFVTTRVILPMLNQAMQVLLEGIATADGIDTAIKLGYGLNVGPLEMADSMGLDEVLTWLDTLYRELGEPQYRASPILRRKVREGNLGKKTGEGFFKYDESGKKKENHQ from the coding sequence ATGGCGCGAGAAGAAACATTCAATGAAGTTTTTAACGTTACGCCGACCGATTCGGACCGGGCAGGTTACATCGCAATCGTCGGCGGTGGACTCATGGGGAGAGGAATCGCCCAGACCACGGCTGCAGCGGGAATAAACGTTCTCATCATCGAGAGAGACGACGAATCTTCCGAGAAGTCGAAGCAGCGTCTGGCGGAGATGCTCGACGTGGAAATCGACAGGTGGGCTCTCACAAAGGGAGAGAAACGAGCGATCCTCGCGCGCACAAAATTTTCCACGGAGCTCTCCGAAGTTTCCGAGTGCGATCTCGTCGTTGAAGCGATCGACGAGGACTTCGCTTCAAAGAAGGCGATCTTCAAGCAGCTCGACAAGATCTGCGACCCGGCTACCGTATTCGTATCAAACACTGCGACTCTCAGTCTTACGAAGCTTGCCGACGCGACTACGCGGCCCGACAAAATTATCGGCATGCATTTTCTCAATCCCGTTCCCCGGGTTCCACTGGTCGAAGTTGTCCGTGCGCTAAGGACGAGCGATGACACCTTTCGAAAAATAAAAAGATTTGCCGAAGACCTCGGGAAGACTGTGGTTGAGGTTTATGAATACCCCGGCTTCGTGACGACGCGGGTCATCCTGCCGATGCTCAACCAGGCCATGCAGGTTCTTCTCGAGGGAATTGCCACCGCAGACGGAATCGACACGGCGATAAAACTCGGATACGGTTTGAACGTCGGGCCGCTCGAGATGGCGGACTCGATGGGGCTGGATGAGGTCCTGACCTGGCTCGATACATTATATCGGGAGCTGGGCGAGCCGCAGTACAGAGCAAGTCCCATCTTGCGCAGGAAAGTCCGCGAGGGTAACCTCGGGAAGAAGACGGGCGAAGGATTCTTCAAGTACGACGAATCCGGCAAGAAGAAAGAAAACCACCAATAG
- the rpmF gene encoding 50S ribosomal protein L32, whose protein sequence is MPNPKRRHSKSRGAKRRTHYKAATPTISECPHCHEPKLPHRACPNCGYYSGRVAFIPKSA, encoded by the coding sequence ATGCCGAACCCGAAACGCAGACATTCGAAGTCAAGAGGTGCAAAGAGACGGACTCACTACAAGGCCGCGACTCCGACCATTTCCGAATGTCCACATTGCCACGAACCAAAACTTCCGCACCGCGCTTGCCCTAATTGCGGATACTACAGCGGAAGAGTCGCCTTCATCCCGAAGAGCGCATAA
- a CDS encoding ABC transporter substrate binding protein, which produces MFLFKAKASGLVWGVVITLIAFGSPSALESNASPQQQLFLVKELAPNAKTVGVLLDVSYNPQADLETKIQRASGQLNIKVVVEEISQLNEVAEKFRDLRENYHIQALWIPQNERLIGSQISRDYLIKNCTLNGIPLFAPNTDWVSEGACVALTVDDGEVTLHVNQKTLNALNLKIPDKYIANTQFIASN; this is translated from the coding sequence ATGTTCTTGTTCAAGGCTAAGGCGTCGGGCTTGGTTTGGGGGGTTGTAATCACACTGATAGCGTTCGGATCACCTAGTGCGCTAGAATCAAACGCGTCGCCGCAGCAACAATTATTTCTGGTGAAGGAACTCGCTCCAAATGCTAAAACGGTGGGAGTTCTGCTGGATGTATCCTATAATCCCCAAGCTGATCTTGAAACCAAGATTCAGCGGGCTTCAGGACAATTGAATATCAAAGTTGTGGTTGAGGAAATATCTCAACTGAATGAGGTTGCCGAAAAATTCCGTGACCTGAGAGAGAACTATCACATTCAGGCCCTGTGGATTCCACAGAACGAAAGGCTCATCGGGAGTCAGATAAGCCGGGACTACTTGATTAAGAATTGTACCCTGAATGGAATACCTCTATTCGCACCAAATACTGATTGGGTTTCAGAAGGAGCTTGCGTTGCACTGACTGTGGATGACGGCGAAGTAACGCTTCATGTCAATCAGAAGACTCTGAACGCGCTGAACCTGAAGATACCCGACAAATACATCGCCAACACACAGTTTATCGCATCAAACTGA
- a CDS encoding acetate kinase, protein MKVLVINSGSSSVKYQFIDAERREVLAKGIIDRVGMSDSVVTHERFDGDKVKMSAEVLDHQTAIEYVLAVLLSKNHGVIQDKSEIDAVGHRIVHGGESFSESVLIDDSVMEEIRENIELAPLHNPHNLRGVQAVLKHLPGTPQVAVFDTAFHQKMPPHAFLYAIPYLLYRRYKIRRYGFHGTSHSYVSHRAADILGKRVEELKIITIHLGNGCSMAAVDRGVSVDTSMGFTPLEGLVMGTRSGDLDPYLILHIVGREGLSLAEANTLLNKHSGLLGISGLTSDMREIISEMKAGNKQADLAFKVFTYRVKKYIGSYAAAMGGVDAIVFTGGIGENSPDVRAASCSGLEFLGIVTDNERNNSAEKEKLISSDASKVKVFALPTNEELVIALDTMRIVKSAKGS, encoded by the coding sequence ATGAAAGTCCTCGTAATAAATTCGGGAAGCTCGTCCGTAAAATATCAATTTATAGACGCAGAAAGGCGCGAAGTCCTCGCGAAAGGCATAATCGACCGCGTTGGGATGAGCGATTCGGTCGTGACTCACGAACGTTTCGATGGTGATAAGGTAAAGATGAGCGCCGAGGTGCTCGATCACCAGACCGCAATAGAATATGTTCTTGCGGTTCTCTTAAGCAAGAATCATGGTGTCATTCAGGATAAATCCGAAATAGATGCGGTCGGCCATAGAATAGTTCACGGGGGCGAGAGTTTTTCGGAAAGTGTTCTGATCGACGACAGTGTGATGGAAGAGATTCGCGAGAACATTGAGCTTGCTCCGCTCCACAACCCTCACAATCTTCGTGGAGTCCAGGCCGTCCTCAAGCATCTGCCGGGCACACCGCAAGTAGCCGTCTTCGACACCGCGTTCCACCAGAAAATGCCGCCGCATGCTTTCCTGTACGCGATACCTTATCTCCTCTACAGGCGTTACAAGATCCGGCGATACGGATTTCACGGCACTTCACACTCTTACGTGTCTCATCGGGCCGCGGACATTTTAGGAAAGCGCGTGGAAGAGCTCAAGATCATCACGATCCATCTCGGAAACGGATGCAGCATGGCAGCCGTGGACAGAGGAGTTTCAGTCGACACGTCGATGGGATTCACTCCTCTCGAAGGACTCGTGATGGGGACGCGCAGCGGCGACCTGGATCCGTACCTGATACTCCACATCGTGGGAAGGGAAGGACTCTCGCTTGCCGAAGCAAACACGCTGTTGAACAAGCACAGCGGCCTCCTCGGGATTTCCGGACTGACGAGCGACATGCGTGAAATTATTTCGGAGATGAAAGCAGGCAATAAACAGGCAGATCTCGCATTTAAAGTGTTCACGTATCGCGTGAAAAAATACATAGGTTCGTATGCAGCAGCCATGGGAGGAGTTGACGCGATTGTCTTTACCGGTGGGATCGGCGAGAACAGCCCTGACGTTCGGGCTGCAAGCTGCAGCGGACTTGAGTTTCTTGGAATTGTGACCGATAATGAGAGGAACAATTCTGCCGAGAAGGAGAAACTCATAAGTTCCGATGCATCAAAAGTGAAAGTGTTTGCGTTGCCTACGAATGAAGAGCTGGTTATCGCTCTCGATACGATGAGAATAGTCAAATCAGCAAAAGGTTCTTAA
- a CDS encoding ImmA/IrrE family metallo-endopeptidase — MNVDLIAEKELELELVPIVGLLAQVSAEAYLTGDLKEIDYDPNAYSFRLRFSIAHEIGHFVLHPTQIKALRSGSFTEWHTTIADLPGAMWGTAEYQAREFAGRLLVPLPDLISAVKSMKPMIDEAKRQVKNLLNDELAEFVSGEISKRFVVSAGVISRRLKSEKIDLLKI, encoded by the coding sequence GTGAATGTAGATTTAATCGCAGAAAAAGAGCTTGAGTTGGAGCTGGTTCCGATAGTCGGATTGCTCGCTCAAGTTAGCGCCGAAGCATATTTGACTGGAGACCTTAAGGAAATTGATTACGACCCAAACGCTTATAGCTTTCGACTTCGGTTTTCAATTGCACACGAGATCGGGCATTTTGTTCTTCACCCCACGCAGATTAAGGCGTTACGTTCGGGATCATTCACCGAATGGCATACAACCATTGCGGATTTGCCTGGAGCCATGTGGGGAACCGCGGAATACCAAGCCAGAGAATTCGCCGGAAGATTGCTGGTTCCCCTACCCGATCTCATTAGTGCTGTAAAATCAATGAAGCCGATGATTGACGAGGCAAAACGGCAAGTCAAGAATCTACTTAATGATGAACTCGCAGAGTTTGTGTCAGGCGAAATCTCCAAAAGATTTGTGGTTTCCGCGGGAGTTATTTCAAGGCGTCTGAAGTCGGAGAAAATCGATCTACTGAAAATATAA
- a CDS encoding cation:proton antiporter, giving the protein MTGIDPSVKVLTYLILMLAAAKIGAELFERMKQPAVLGELVAGVFLGNLILVNGSWTFFEPLRAAGLTDHAAIGIDILARIGIILLLFQVGLESSLSEMRQIGSSSLLVAAVGVVMSFVLGYLVSAACVHEVPKALLAISPGFSIRNIHMFIGATLCATSVGITARVFEDLGKIQTREARVVLGAAVIDDVLGLIILATVTAVVSSAEAGRVISFGGIARLALIAVVFLAGALIIGTAIAPQLIKAAAKFRTRGLMLISALIICFALSALAGSAGLAPIVGAFSAGLILEEIHFKDFASEVNVKRLLQPIATLFVPLFFVEMGIQVHLESLLVPSVAVISLGLIIAGVLGKQLCGLVVRGKGINRLAVGLGMIPRGEVELIFASIGRTLGVIDDAIFSAIVLMVVVTTFMTPPLLKWSIGRSGLK; this is encoded by the coding sequence ATGACCGGAATTGATCCCTCAGTCAAAGTACTGACCTATCTTATCCTCATGCTTGCCGCAGCAAAGATCGGTGCGGAGTTGTTCGAGAGAATGAAGCAGCCTGCGGTACTTGGCGAGCTTGTAGCCGGAGTGTTCCTTGGAAACCTCATCCTTGTAAATGGCAGTTGGACCTTTTTCGAGCCTCTCAGGGCGGCGGGGCTCACAGATCACGCTGCCATAGGAATCGATATCCTTGCCAGGATCGGCATAATTCTCCTCCTTTTCCAGGTGGGACTTGAGTCCAGCCTTAGTGAAATGAGACAGATCGGTAGCTCCTCGCTTCTTGTCGCGGCTGTTGGAGTTGTTATGTCGTTTGTGCTCGGCTATCTCGTCTCGGCGGCGTGCGTGCACGAAGTCCCGAAGGCCCTCCTCGCGATTTCCCCTGGCTTCAGCATTCGGAACATACACATGTTCATTGGTGCAACACTATGCGCGACGAGCGTGGGGATTACCGCACGAGTCTTTGAGGACTTGGGAAAAATCCAGACTCGGGAGGCGCGGGTCGTTCTGGGGGCGGCCGTTATAGATGATGTCCTGGGTTTGATCATTCTGGCGACTGTCACAGCGGTCGTGTCGTCTGCCGAGGCGGGAAGGGTGATTTCATTTGGGGGAATTGCGCGCCTTGCGTTGATCGCGGTAGTCTTCCTCGCCGGAGCATTGATCATCGGCACCGCGATAGCTCCGCAGCTGATCAAGGCGGCGGCGAAGTTTAGAACCCGGGGGCTGATGCTTATCTCCGCCCTGATAATCTGCTTTGCTCTGTCGGCTCTCGCAGGATCCGCCGGGCTCGCGCCAATCGTCGGTGCGTTTTCTGCCGGCCTGATTCTGGAGGAAATCCATTTCAAGGATTTTGCCAGCGAGGTAAACGTCAAGCGCCTTCTCCAACCGATCGCAACACTTTTTGTTCCCCTCTTTTTCGTTGAGATGGGCATTCAGGTTCACCTTGAAAGCCTCCTCGTCCCTTCTGTAGCCGTGATATCTTTGGGATTGATAATTGCCGGGGTATTGGGAAAACAACTCTGCGGACTTGTGGTGCGAGGGAAAGGAATCAACCGGCTCGCTGTCGGGCTCGGGATGATACCGCGCGGGGAAGTCGAATTGATCTTCGCGAGCATAGGAAGAACTCTTGGAGTGATTGACGACGCGATCTTCTCCGCAATTGTCCTTATGGTGGTGGTGACCACTTTTATGACGCCGCCCCTATTGAAATGGTCAATTGGGAGGAGTGGATTGAAGTAG
- a CDS encoding methyl-accepting chemotaxis protein, with translation MSTNRRISNMKLRRKFAILLSAILFFAWALVFIYSRYSLSMTEAEFKDRATLMAKTMGAQSQYSLMMGDSGGLTESLKNIIAAGDALAGAFCDQNGKLIAQVNFSQVNWSQPDFSKLTSSQESSSMRDGMPITIAVMKIDNQATGQVLGFVFVAISAQALQAEKTNCMLATIVAFVFFALFGALALTLIRKEVVRPVETLKKSAQRVAGGDFDVRVELNQMDEIGELASAFNTMVENNKRVLDEINQKTQQAEEARVFAETMKRESDEQQEYLRTQFAKISEVIEAVTKGDLRKDLQIEDNNDEVAALMHKINQMIHDLGSLIGEVHDAGDSLAQSSTQISTAAEEMSAGASEQAGQTREVAAAVEQMSKTVLESSKSASEAAEMAKKASTLANVGEKVFKETIGGMTKIAHLVKKSADIVDTLGKSSAQIGEIIQVINDIADQTNLLALNAAIEAARAGEQGRGFAVVADEVRKLAERTTAATKEIAGMIKRIQQETTQVVVAMTEGNTEAENGLRLADKAADSLTEIVTSVNGVVNMINQIAAASQEQSSTSEQISHNVDSISSAAGNVSNATVDLAHTAEKLGNLTEHLKSLIQRFQINASGDGRGSFGVQENGRIVSMKGAKNNDHNRRLK, from the coding sequence ATGAGTACGAATCGAAGAATTTCAAACATGAAGCTTCGCAGGAAGTTCGCGATTTTGTTAAGTGCCATATTGTTCTTCGCGTGGGCGCTGGTCTTTATTTACTCGAGGTACTCGCTCAGCATGACCGAAGCCGAGTTCAAGGACAGAGCTACGCTTATGGCGAAGACCATGGGTGCTCAATCGCAGTACAGTCTCATGATGGGCGACTCCGGAGGTTTGACCGAATCGCTGAAGAACATAATCGCAGCGGGCGACGCGCTCGCGGGAGCATTCTGCGACCAGAACGGCAAGTTGATCGCACAGGTCAATTTCAGTCAGGTGAATTGGTCCCAACCTGATTTCTCGAAGCTGACTTCCTCGCAGGAATCGTCCAGCATGAGAGACGGCATGCCCATCACGATTGCCGTCATGAAGATCGACAACCAGGCGACCGGTCAGGTTCTCGGATTTGTTTTTGTTGCGATATCGGCTCAGGCACTCCAGGCGGAGAAGACAAACTGCATGCTGGCGACGATCGTGGCATTTGTCTTTTTCGCTCTTTTTGGTGCGCTCGCGCTCACATTGATCAGAAAGGAAGTCGTCAGGCCGGTTGAAACACTCAAAAAATCCGCCCAGAGAGTTGCAGGTGGAGACTTCGATGTCAGGGTCGAGTTGAATCAGATGGATGAAATTGGTGAACTCGCTTCGGCGTTTAACACGATGGTAGAAAACAACAAGCGGGTTCTGGACGAAATAAACCAGAAGACGCAACAGGCCGAAGAAGCGCGAGTGTTCGCCGAAACGATGAAGCGCGAGTCCGATGAACAGCAGGAGTATCTCAGGACGCAATTTGCAAAAATCTCCGAAGTGATCGAAGCGGTAACGAAAGGTGACCTGAGAAAAGATCTCCAGATCGAAGACAATAATGATGAAGTCGCGGCTCTCATGCATAAGATTAACCAAATGATCCACGACCTCGGATCTCTGATCGGAGAGGTTCACGACGCAGGAGATTCACTTGCGCAGTCTTCGACCCAGATTTCTACGGCGGCAGAAGAGATGTCGGCTGGTGCCTCCGAACAGGCAGGTCAAACCCGGGAAGTCGCCGCGGCAGTCGAACAAATGTCGAAAACGGTTTTAGAGTCATCGAAGAGCGCCAGTGAAGCCGCCGAAATGGCGAAGAAAGCTTCGACACTGGCGAACGTCGGAGAAAAGGTTTTCAAGGAGACGATCGGCGGCATGACGAAGATTGCCCACCTGGTCAAAAAATCGGCGGACATAGTCGATACCCTCGGAAAGTCGAGCGCACAGATCGGGGAAATAATACAGGTAATTAACGATATCGCGGATCAGACAAATCTTCTCGCTCTCAATGCTGCGATCGAAGCCGCCCGCGCGGGCGAACAAGGCCGGGGATTTGCAGTGGTCGCGGACGAAGTAAGGAAACTCGCAGAACGCACTACCGCCGCCACCAAAGAAATTGCCGGCATGATAAAGCGTATCCAGCAGGAAACCACTCAAGTAGTTGTAGCAATGACCGAAGGAAATACTGAGGCAGAAAATGGACTGAGGCTGGCGGACAAAGCTGCCGACTCACTGACAGAAATCGTGACATCGGTGAACGGTGTCGTAAACATGATAAACCAGATAGCGGCGGCGAGCCAGGAACAGTCGTCGACGAGCGAACAGATATCGCACAACGTCGACAGCATATCGTCAGCCGCAGGAAATGTTTCGAACGCCACGGTCGATCTCGCGCACACGGCTGAAAAGCTCGGCAACCTGACCGAACACCTGAAGAGTCTCATCCAAAGGTTCCAGATAAATGCGAGTGGCGACGGGAGAGGAAGTTTCGGAGTGCAGGAAAATGGCAGGATTGTCTCAATGAAAGGCGCCAAGAATAACGACCACAACAGGAGGCTCAAATGA
- a CDS encoding DUF177 domain-containing protein, with translation MKINISNLSEGVHEYDFAEEPSSFKLDERFSGTVTVHVKLEKRSRQLFLTGQVRTAGRFSCDRCLDDFRKEIKLDYRMAYLYNEHDAGEMDKDEITVIHASTNEIEIDEDVREYILLAVPLKLLCRDDCAGLCPSCGANLNHGNCNCPKRDIDPRWEQLKKMVNNN, from the coding sequence ATGAAGATAAATATTTCGAACCTCTCGGAAGGTGTACATGAATACGACTTTGCAGAAGAACCTTCCTCATTCAAGCTGGATGAGCGTTTTTCCGGAACGGTCACAGTACACGTTAAACTGGAGAAGCGCAGCAGACAGCTTTTTTTGACCGGACAAGTCAGGACCGCAGGAAGATTTTCGTGCGACAGATGTCTTGATGATTTCCGTAAAGAGATCAAGCTTGATTACAGGATGGCTTATCTCTACAACGAACACGATGCCGGGGAGATGGACAAGGACGAGATAACTGTTATTCATGCGAGCACGAACGAAATAGAAATAGATGAGGATGTCAGAGAGTACATTCTCCTCGCGGTCCCGCTGAAGCTTTTGTGTAGAGATGATTGTGCGGGCCTTTGCCCAAGCTGCGGCGCGAACCTGAATCACGGAAATTGTAACTGTCCGAAGAGAGATATTGATCCGAGATGGGAACAGCTGAAAAAGATGGTGAATAATAATTAG
- a CDS encoding BtpA/SgcQ family protein codes for MDSAIPGIIGVIHLLPLPGSPMYRATMDEVIQRASADCETCEECGVDGAIVENFGDAPFSADRVEPVTVAAMTAVAYELKRNFPNLRFGINVLRNDAVSALSIASAVSAEFIRVNVHVGAVLADQGIIQGKAYETLRLRKNLDASVKIFADVDVKHSAGIGDYGILAQAADALERGLADAIILSGQRTGSPVELSQLKDIRKKFSHARIIIGSGANYRNVRHLMRFADSVIVGTSVKKDRVTANPFDPRMLREFVRAAKS; via the coding sequence GTGGACTCCGCTATCCCGGGGATAATCGGCGTAATCCATCTTCTACCGCTTCCAGGGTCGCCGATGTACCGCGCGACGATGGATGAGGTTATTCAAAGAGCGTCGGCAGACTGCGAGACCTGCGAAGAATGCGGCGTCGATGGCGCCATCGTGGAGAATTTCGGAGACGCCCCGTTTTCAGCCGACAGGGTTGAGCCAGTCACCGTTGCAGCTATGACGGCGGTTGCGTACGAGCTCAAAAGAAATTTCCCAAATTTGAGATTCGGCATAAATGTTTTGCGAAACGATGCCGTCTCAGCGTTGAGCATTGCCTCGGCCGTGAGCGCAGAGTTTATCCGTGTAAATGTTCATGTCGGTGCTGTCCTGGCGGACCAGGGAATCATTCAGGGAAAAGCATACGAAACACTTCGGCTCAGGAAGAACCTTGATGCGAGCGTGAAAATATTTGCCGATGTCGATGTAAAACATTCTGCGGGGATCGGGGATTACGGTATTTTGGCGCAGGCCGCGGATGCGCTTGAAAGAGGTCTCGCCGATGCCATCATTCTGAGCGGGCAAAGAACCGGGTCGCCAGTGGAACTTTCCCAGTTGAAAGACATAAGAAAGAAATTCTCTCACGCCAGAATAATTATCGGAAGTGGAGCAAATTACCGGAATGTCAGACATCTTATGAGATTTGCTGATAGCGTAATAGTGGGGACCTCCGTAAAAAAAGACCGTGTTACGGCGAACCCATTTGATCCGCGCATGCTCAGAGAATTCGTGAGAGCTGCAAAAAGCTGA
- a CDS encoding sigma-70 family RNA polymerase sigma factor, with amino-acid sequence MPDIIKLAPSEWVRSYADSLFNYAAARVGSRETAKDLMQETLLSAFESRNAFRGESSEKTWLFSILKNKIVDYFRRSANDKSLPVSQLTAYDGDSPYFDERGEWTVSEQPRDWSSALADEFRSKEFKEVLKKCLARLVEQARSVFILKYLEELESDEICKELGISASNYWVIVHRAKLQLRSCLEKNWLEV; translated from the coding sequence ATGCCTGATATAATTAAACTGGCTCCTTCAGAATGGGTCCGCAGCTATGCGGATTCACTTTTTAATTATGCGGCTGCGAGAGTCGGTAGCCGGGAGACAGCGAAGGATCTGATGCAGGAAACACTTCTTTCTGCTTTCGAAAGTCGGAACGCGTTCAGGGGCGAAAGCTCAGAAAAAACCTGGCTGTTCTCGATTCTGAAGAACAAAATTGTCGATTACTTCCGCAGGAGCGCGAATGACAAGTCCCTTCCTGTATCCCAATTAACCGCCTATGATGGCGACAGTCCCTACTTTGACGAGAGAGGAGAATGGACAGTGAGCGAGCAGCCGCGGGACTGGTCGAGTGCACTTGCAGATGAGTTTCGTTCCAAAGAATTCAAAGAAGTTCTGAAAAAATGCCTCGCCAGACTGGTTGAGCAGGCCAGAAGTGTCTTTATACTGAAATATCTGGAAGAATTGGAGTCCGACGAAATCTGTAAGGAGTTGGGAATATCTGCGTCAAATTACTGGGTAATAGTGCACCGGGCTAAGCTCCAGTTAAGGAGCTGTCTTGAAAAGAATTGGTTGGAAGTTTGA
- a CDS encoding IS1 family transposase produces MVNLQCRYVQVDELWGFVMKKQKQCTDEEKRIGRWGDQYVFVAMDSETKLVPAFSVGKRNADMAYDFMRELKMRITNRFQLSTDKFAPYFDCVDEVFHDNIDYGQVLKMYGEEGKGEKRYSPAKIIKVEITPMIGNPKKSRISTSHIERQNLTMRMQMRRFTRLTNAFSKKLTNLKCAVALHFFYYNFIRIHQTLRVTPAMQAKVTNRLWDWNDLLNYGKERIAA; encoded by the coding sequence ATGGTAAATCTACAATGCCGTTATGTTCAAGTCGATGAGCTGTGGGGCTTCGTAATGAAAAAACAGAAGCAATGCACCGATGAAGAAAAAAGAATCGGAAGATGGGGCGATCAATATGTTTTTGTGGCTATGGATTCAGAAACAAAACTCGTCCCCGCTTTCAGTGTTGGAAAGAGAAATGCCGATATGGCTTATGACTTTATGAGAGAATTGAAAATGAGAATTACAAACCGATTTCAGCTTTCCACGGATAAGTTCGCACCTTACTTCGATTGTGTTGACGAAGTATTTCACGACAATATTGATTACGGTCAAGTTCTGAAAATGTACGGCGAAGAAGGAAAGGGCGAAAAGCGGTATAGCCCCGCAAAGATAATAAAAGTCGAAATAACCCCCATGATCGGAAACCCCAAGAAAAGTCGAATCTCAACATCACACATTGAACGCCAAAATCTTACAATGCGTATGCAAATGAGAAGGTTCACAAGGCTTACAAATGCTTTCTCTAAGAAGCTGACAAACCTAAAATGTGCTGTTGCCCTTCACTTTTTCTACTACAATTTTATCCGCATTCATCAAACGCTTAGAGTAACCCCCGCTATGCAAGCCAAGGTTACTAATAGATTGTGGGATTGGAACGATTTGTTGAATTACGGGAAGGAGAGAATAGCGGCTTAA
- the plsX gene encoding phosphate acyltransferase PlsX: MRIALDAMGGDEAPLKIVEGGLDALRESNNRFELVLVGRKDQIESEVVRTSGSGLNYSVVDASEVIEMQETPSIAIKQKRDASMVVALNLHKERKVDAVISAGNTGAFMTASTLILGRVKGVSRPAVGTPLPTVKDVCFLIDSGANSDSRPQHLVEFGTMGAIYAAEILKKDNPSVALLNIGEESSKGNELAQAAYPLLEESGLNFIGNVEGRDILMGKADVILSDGFVGNIVLKFAESILPALRQRFQSYASGNIFRAIRAVIAAGTLKNVLRGFSYEAQGGAPLLGVNGVSIIGHGGSTALAVKNMVLRAEEMINHNISKLIESSILKLETKA; this comes from the coding sequence ATGCGAATAGCGCTCGATGCGATGGGCGGTGATGAGGCGCCGCTCAAAATCGTCGAAGGGGGACTGGACGCTCTCAGGGAGTCGAACAACAGATTCGAGCTCGTCCTTGTCGGCCGGAAAGACCAGATAGAAAGTGAGGTCGTCCGCACTTCCGGCTCCGGGTTAAATTATTCCGTTGTCGACGCTTCTGAAGTGATCGAAATGCAGGAAACCCCCAGCATCGCGATCAAGCAAAAGCGCGATGCCTCGATGGTAGTGGCACTCAATCTTCACAAAGAGCGAAAGGTGGACGCCGTGATAAGCGCCGGCAATACTGGAGCGTTCATGACAGCGTCAACTTTGATACTCGGTCGTGTCAAAGGCGTGAGCCGCCCGGCGGTCGGGACACCTCTCCCGACAGTGAAGGATGTTTGTTTCCTCATTGATTCAGGCGCGAACTCAGATAGCCGTCCGCAACATCTCGTTGAATTCGGTACGATGGGAGCGATATATGCCGCCGAGATTTTAAAGAAAGACAACCCTTCGGTCGCCCTTCTGAATATCGGGGAAGAGAGTTCGAAGGGAAACGAGCTAGCCCAGGCCGCTTACCCGCTCCTGGAAGAAAGCGGCTTGAATTTCATAGGAAATGTCGAAGGCCGTGATATTCTGATGGGAAAAGCCGATGTCATACTATCAGACGGCTTCGTAGGAAATATCGTCTTGAAATTTGCGGAAAGCATTCTTCCCGCATTGAGGCAGAGATTCCAGTCATATGCATCTGGAAATATTTTCCGGGCAATCCGTGCGGTGATTGCTGCTGGCACTTTGAAGAACGTCCTGCGCGGATTCAGCTATGAAGCCCAGGGCGGCGCCCCGCTCCTCGGCGTGAACGGCGTTTCAATAATAGGGCACGGGGGCTCCACTGCGCTCGCAGTGAAGAACATGGTATTGCGGGCTGAAGAAATGATTAACCATAACATCAGTAAGCTCATCGAGAGCTCCATATTGAAATTAGAGACGAAAGCCTGA